From Tachypleus tridentatus isolate NWPU-2018 chromosome 8, ASM421037v1, whole genome shotgun sequence, a single genomic window includes:
- the LOC143223383 gene encoding uncharacterized protein LOC143223383, with protein MRFLTAFAFGALFLFALVVLTDAKHLQRLHRRTSSDESEDKVGELLATGNEEHPVSPEKQLQSKESHSNNDQISSASPATKRVPEEKKQTSPEPSSEEVQKNVNQSKSSDGESPRKQLFGRRRTRKRLPPPHSPSRPKPTLPSFISRSRSKTSSPVDSSRDEKNDSHNSGKAEEIAREHQATPLRRQNPTETNTTASARRRKTPRNRRRFSRRRQETKKEDDSNE; from the exons ATG CGCTTCCTAACGGCCTTTGCCTTCGGTGCTTTGTTTCTGTTTGCCCTTGTGGTGTTGACTGATGCAAAGCATCTTCAAAGGCTGCACAGAAGAACAAGTAGCGATGAATCAGAGGATAAAGTTGGTGAGTTACTTGCCACAGGGAATGAAGAACATCCAGTTTCTCCAGAAAAGCAGCTTCAGTCTAAAGAAAGCCATTCGAACAATGACCAGATTTCTTCTGCTTCCCCAGCTACAAAAAGAGTAccagaagaaaagaaacaaacctcTCCAGAGCCATCTAGTGAAGAAGTACAGAAAAATGTTAATCAAAGCAAGTCCAGTGATGGAGAAAGTCCAAGAAAACAACTGTTTGGAAGACGACGTACCAGAAAACGTCTGCCCCCGCCCCATTCTCCAAGTCGACCAAAGCCAACATTGCCATCTTTTATTTCTCGCTCCAGGTCAAAGACCAGTTCACCGGTTGATTCATCCAGAGATGAGAAAAATGATTCGCATAATTCTGGTAAAGCAGAAGAAATAGCTCGTGAGCATCAAGCGACACCTCTCAGACGTCAAAATCCCACAGAGACAAATACCACGGCTTCTGCAAGACGTAGAAAAACGCCAAGAAACCGAAGACGTTTCTCGCGCAGAAGACAAGAAACTAAAAAAGAGGATGACAGTAACGAATAg